A single Agrococcus sp. ARC_14 DNA region contains:
- a CDS encoding MFS transporter translates to MTEQTAAANPPHEPPPITRELDLSPIQRTTVRKSVMGAMAGNAIEWFDYGIYGYLTVHLASQIFGGSDDAVLWALLGFAVSFLIRPIGGAVLGPLGDRIGRQKVLVFTILMISLATAAIGILPTFEQVGWLAPILLFLLRMVQGFSAGGEYAGAAVYMAEHAPDDRRGFWGSFLEFGTLLGFSLAAILVTGLEFIVGPEGMEAGWWRLPFLLTLPLGIVALLMRSKLHDSDTFKEAQAQDTRTSAWQVLRDVVTKQPKQLLKIMGITILINTAFYLVLTYMPTFLTTSLDMDATQSGLMLVGVQLVMMAVIVPLGALTDRIGRRPVLLIAAVGFTLFSIPAILLLNTGNVFLQVLGLAIFGIFLVMLLCNISATLPALFPTTVRYAGFALGYNVATSLLGGPAGLINESLIQSTGSTLVPGFYMTAAGIIGLIAIWTFNETAGRSLRGDVVPGDDDVDRIAIGEDLIGKVNDPNHELVDGQLPSGGGGRSSS, encoded by the coding sequence ATGACCGAGCAGACAGCAGCGGCGAATCCGCCGCACGAACCACCGCCCATCACGCGCGAGCTCGACCTCTCGCCCATCCAGCGCACGACCGTCAGGAAGTCGGTCATGGGCGCGATGGCGGGCAACGCCATCGAATGGTTCGACTACGGCATCTACGGCTACCTCACCGTGCATCTGGCGAGCCAGATCTTCGGCGGCTCCGACGACGCCGTGCTGTGGGCGCTCCTCGGCTTCGCGGTGTCGTTCCTCATCCGCCCCATCGGCGGCGCGGTGCTCGGGCCGCTCGGCGACCGCATCGGGCGCCAGAAGGTGCTCGTCTTCACGATCCTGATGATCTCGCTCGCGACCGCCGCGATCGGCATCCTGCCCACCTTCGAGCAGGTCGGCTGGCTCGCCCCGATCCTGCTGTTCCTGCTGCGCATGGTGCAGGGCTTCTCGGCGGGCGGCGAGTACGCCGGCGCCGCCGTCTACATGGCTGAGCACGCGCCCGACGACCGCCGCGGCTTCTGGGGCTCGTTCCTGGAGTTCGGCACGCTGCTGGGCTTCTCACTCGCGGCGATCCTCGTCACGGGTCTCGAGTTCATCGTCGGCCCCGAGGGCATGGAGGCCGGCTGGTGGCGCCTGCCGTTCCTGCTGACCCTGCCGCTCGGCATCGTCGCGCTGCTGATGCGCTCGAAGCTGCACGACTCCGACACCTTCAAGGAGGCGCAGGCGCAGGACACCCGCACGAGCGCATGGCAGGTGCTGCGCGACGTCGTCACGAAGCAGCCGAAGCAGCTGCTGAAGATCATGGGCATCACGATCCTCATCAACACCGCGTTCTACCTCGTGCTGACCTACATGCCGACGTTCCTCACCACCTCCCTCGACATGGATGCGACGCAGTCCGGGCTCATGCTCGTCGGCGTGCAGCTGGTGATGATGGCGGTGATCGTGCCGCTCGGTGCCCTGACCGACCGGATCGGCAGGCGGCCGGTGCTGCTCATCGCAGCCGTCGGCTTCACGCTCTTCTCGATACCGGCGATCCTGCTGCTCAACACGGGCAATGTGTTCCTGCAGGTGCTGGGCCTGGCGATCTTCGGCATCTTCCTGGTGATGCTGCTGTGCAACATCTCGGCAACGCTGCCCGCGCTGTTCCCGACGACGGTCCGCTACGCGGGCTTCGCGCTCGGCTACAACGTCGCGACGTCGCTGCTGGGCGGGCCCGCTGGCCTCATCAACGAGTCGCTCATCCAGAGCACGGGGTCGACGCTCGTGCCCGGCTTCTACATGACGGCCGCGGGCATCATCGGCCTCATCGCGATCTGGACCTTCAACGAGACCGCCGGCCGCAGCCTGCGCGGCGATGTCGTGCCCGGCGATGACGACGTCGATCGCATCGCGATCGGCGAAGATCTCATCGGCAAGGTGAACGACCCGAACCACGAGCTGGTCGACGGCCAGCTGCCCTCGGGCGGTGGAGGCCGCAGCAGCAGCTGA
- a CDS encoding M20 family metallopeptidase has protein sequence MTDASGRPETEHEGESEHDKEGELQRALALIEDATIVADASSLILAASENPGGTELVTVRVLETIASRLGGRTKRTMVAPKRPNLSIRFGPDATPEHPAVLLLGHSDVVPAGEGWVADPFSPRVADGWLTGRGAADMKGGIAAALQAIAAVNHVRPDLPIELLVTVDEEDLATGIQAHIASADAAEPGRYLACIVAEPTDMAVVIACRGAANLEIEVTGRAAHAGRPEDGASAITTAARIATWIAGDHERMRAGASGLLGSATWNVGRIEGGHGTSIVPDRCSLLVDRRLMPGETGQEALAQLEAGIAHAIGLLGCTAEASLLMEMPGFETDPTHPLVATAVEALQAEGEAGPIEAWTAACEGGFIARQHGCPTIILGPGDITGQAHQPDERVRISHLATAARAYTRMLVHLHDARATLRTHTIIA, from the coding sequence ATGACGGATGCGTCGGGTCGCCCCGAGACCGAGCACGAGGGCGAGAGCGAGCACGACAAGGAGGGCGAGCTGCAGCGCGCGCTCGCACTGATCGAGGACGCCACGATCGTGGCCGACGCCTCGTCGCTCATCCTCGCTGCGAGCGAGAACCCCGGCGGCACCGAGCTCGTCACGGTGCGCGTGCTGGAGACGATCGCCTCGCGCCTGGGCGGGCGCACGAAGCGCACGATGGTGGCCCCGAAGCGGCCCAATCTCTCGATCCGCTTCGGTCCCGACGCCACGCCTGAGCACCCCGCGGTGCTGCTGCTGGGCCACAGCGACGTCGTGCCAGCGGGCGAGGGCTGGGTCGCAGACCCCTTCAGCCCGCGCGTTGCCGATGGCTGGCTGACCGGCCGCGGCGCCGCCGACATGAAGGGCGGCATCGCGGCAGCGCTGCAGGCGATCGCCGCCGTCAACCACGTGCGCCCCGACCTGCCGATCGAGCTGCTCGTGACGGTCGACGAGGAGGATCTCGCGACCGGCATCCAGGCGCACATCGCCTCGGCAGACGCCGCCGAGCCGGGCCGCTACCTCGCGTGCATCGTCGCCGAGCCGACCGACATGGCGGTCGTGATCGCCTGCCGCGGCGCCGCCAACCTCGAGATCGAGGTCACCGGCAGGGCGGCCCACGCCGGCCGCCCCGAGGACGGCGCGAGCGCCATCACGACTGCAGCTCGCATCGCAACCTGGATCGCAGGCGACCATGAGCGGATGCGCGCGGGTGCGTCGGGGCTGCTGGGATCGGCCACCTGGAACGTCGGTCGCATCGAGGGCGGCCACGGCACGTCGATCGTGCCCGACCGCTGCAGCCTGCTCGTCGACCGCAGGCTCATGCCGGGCGAGACCGGTCAGGAGGCGCTCGCGCAGCTGGAGGCGGGGATCGCCCACGCGATCGGCCTGCTCGGGTGCACCGCTGAGGCGAGCCTGCTGATGGAGATGCCAGGGTTCGAGACCGACCCGACGCATCCGCTCGTCGCCACCGCCGTCGAGGCGCTCCAGGCCGAGGGCGAGGCGGGGCCGATCGAGGCCTGGACGGCTGCGTGCGAGGGAGGATTCATCGCCCGCCAGCACGGCTGCCCGACGATCATCCTGGGCCCCGGCGACATCACCGGCCAGGCCCATCAGCCCGACGAGCGCGTGCGCATCTCGCATCTCGCGACGGCTGCACGCGCGTACACTCGCATGCTCGTGCACCTGCACGATGCGCGGGCCACCCTGCGCACCCACACCATCATCGCCTGA
- a CDS encoding M24 family metallopeptidase, whose product MRPSPEEFADRLQRTRARMARSGLDGLVVVDPANLHYLTGYDAWSFYMPQLLFVPLAAEPLLIMREMDAGGAHRTADATPRERILGYPESLVHQRDVHPFDWAAEQLRAHGFGGRGRIGYEGEAHFLSVRSFLALQRGLPAWQLVDAHDLVNWVRLVKSPYELGLMRKAGMVASAAMQAGIDAVAAGARLNDIAAAIQLAQATGVEGAEGDYPAIVPMLPAGESADTPHMTFSARRLDASEAVSIELAGAHRRYHAPLARTLVLGRPSDRLARLASVTAEGLQLVIDGLQPGRTVAEVHSIWQAHISKEGIEKPSRLGYSIGIGYPPDWGERTVSIRGDEQTVIEPGMCLHVIAGMWMLGYGCELSESLAITESGAEVLTTAPRELIVKESA is encoded by the coding sequence GTGCGGCCCAGCCCCGAGGAGTTCGCGGACCGGCTCCAGCGCACGCGTGCGCGGATGGCTCGCAGCGGACTCGATGGCCTCGTCGTCGTCGACCCGGCCAACCTGCACTACCTCACCGGGTACGACGCCTGGTCGTTCTACATGCCGCAGCTGCTGTTCGTGCCGCTCGCGGCGGAGCCGCTGCTGATCATGCGCGAGATGGATGCCGGCGGCGCCCATCGCACCGCCGACGCGACGCCTCGCGAGCGCATCCTCGGCTACCCGGAGTCGCTCGTGCACCAGCGCGACGTGCACCCCTTCGACTGGGCGGCAGAGCAGCTGCGCGCGCACGGCTTCGGCGGGCGCGGCCGCATCGGCTACGAGGGTGAGGCGCACTTCCTTTCGGTGCGCTCCTTCCTCGCGCTGCAGCGGGGCCTCCCCGCGTGGCAGCTGGTCGACGCCCACGATCTCGTCAACTGGGTGCGGCTCGTCAAGAGCCCCTATGAGCTCGGCCTCATGCGCAAGGCGGGCATGGTCGCCTCGGCCGCCATGCAGGCCGGCATCGACGCGGTCGCCGCGGGTGCGCGTCTCAACGACATCGCCGCTGCGATCCAGCTCGCCCAGGCCACCGGCGTCGAAGGCGCGGAGGGCGACTATCCCGCGATCGTGCCGATGCTGCCGGCTGGCGAGTCGGCCGACACCCCGCACATGACCTTCAGCGCCCGCCGACTCGACGCATCCGAGGCCGTCTCGATCGAGCTCGCCGGCGCGCACCGCCGCTACCACGCACCGCTCGCCCGCACCCTCGTGCTCGGCAGGCCGAGCGACCGCCTCGCGCGCCTCGCGAGCGTGACCGCAGAGGGCCTGCAGCTCGTGATCGACGGCCTGCAGCCGGGCCGCACGGTCGCCGAGGTGCACAGCATCTGGCAGGCGCACATCAGCAAGGAGGGCATCGAGAAGCCCTCCCGCCTCGGCTACTCGATCGGCATCGGCTACCCGCCCGACTGGGGCGAGCGCACCGTGTCCATCCGCGGCGACGAGCAGACGGTCATCGAGCCTGGCATGTGCCTGCACGTGATCGCCGGCATGTGGATGTTGGGCTACGGCTGCGAGCTGAGCGAGTCGCTCGCCATCACCGAGTCGGGCGCAGAGGTGCTCACCACTGCCCCGCGCGAGCTGATCGTGAAGGAGTCTGCATGA
- a CDS encoding protein-L-isoaspartate O-methyltransferase gives MNELPVAPDAVERVRAAMRTAERRAFLPPSVRQLADVDRPIGIGWDATNSQPSTVARMLELLDARPGHRTLDVGAGSGWTTAILAALGAETTGVELVPQLVEQGNANLTAHGTGARIRQATPGILGLPDDEPWDRILVSADFGRMPDALVAQLADGGRMVAPIAGRMTVVDLSAGRTRIRHDSGRYAFVPLRS, from the coding sequence ATGAACGAGCTCCCCGTGGCACCCGATGCGGTCGAGCGCGTGCGCGCAGCGATGCGCACCGCCGAGCGCCGCGCCTTCCTGCCGCCCAGCGTGCGGCAGCTCGCCGACGTCGACCGCCCCATCGGCATCGGCTGGGATGCCACCAACTCCCAGCCCTCCACCGTCGCCCGCATGCTCGAGCTGCTCGACGCCCGGCCGGGCCACCGCACCCTCGATGTCGGCGCGGGCTCCGGCTGGACCACCGCGATCCTCGCGGCGCTCGGCGCCGAGACCACCGGCGTCGAGCTCGTGCCGCAGCTCGTCGAGCAGGGCAACGCCAACCTCACCGCGCACGGCACCGGCGCGCGCATCCGCCAAGCCACCCCGGGCATCCTGGGCCTGCCCGACGACGAGCCGTGGGACCGCATCCTCGTCTCCGCCGACTTCGGGCGCATGCCCGACGCGCTCGTCGCGCAGCTGGCGGACGGGGGCCGCATGGTCGCCCCGATCGCGGGGCGCATGACGGTCGTCGACCTGTCAGCAGGACGCACACGCATCCGTCACGATTCCGGTCGCTATGCCTTCGTGCCGCTGCGCAGCTGA
- a CDS encoding DUF3159 domain-containing protein: protein MSAEAAGTVPTPDDTADDLVPAAFGDAGLGDSRFDADGDPTREESLSRLLGGGRAAIEGSIPPIAFLAAWIASGGELLTAVIWSLIASAATLVTALVQRRKPRAVFIGMLMTVLAAMVAYYTGEARNFFLIQLLSNAASALAWTISIVIGWPFLGLIVGGIIGTRLRWRKDPVLLRAYQRASWIWVLQYVIRVVVFSVLWWLDEETWLAIMRAALTYPLIIACVALSGWVLFSAIPKSHPGIRKPQVAVAD from the coding sequence ATGAGCGCCGAGGCCGCGGGCACGGTGCCGACGCCCGACGACACTGCTGACGACCTGGTCCCCGCCGCCTTCGGTGACGCTGGCCTCGGCGACTCCCGCTTCGACGCCGACGGCGACCCGACGCGCGAGGAGTCGCTCTCACGACTGCTCGGCGGCGGCAGAGCGGCGATCGAGGGCAGCATCCCGCCCATCGCCTTCCTCGCCGCGTGGATCGCGAGCGGCGGCGAGTTGCTCACCGCGGTGATCTGGTCGTTGATCGCGAGCGCCGCGACGCTGGTCACGGCGCTCGTCCAGCGTCGCAAGCCGCGGGCCGTCTTCATCGGCATGCTCATGACCGTGCTGGCCGCCATGGTCGCCTACTACACGGGCGAAGCGCGCAACTTCTTCCTCATCCAGCTGCTCTCGAACGCCGCGAGCGCCCTAGCCTGGACGATCTCGATCGTCATCGGCTGGCCGTTCCTCGGGCTCATCGTCGGCGGCATCATCGGCACGAGGCTGCGCTGGCGCAAGGATCCGGTGCTGCTGCGCGCGTACCAGCGCGCCTCCTGGATCTGGGTGCTGCAGTACGTCATCCGGGTCGTGGTCTTCAGCGTGCTGTGGTGGCTCGACGAGGAGACCTGGCTCGCGATCATGCGCGCGGCGCTCACCTATCCGCTCATCATCGCCTGCGTCGCGCTCTCGGGCTGGGTGCTCTTCTCCGCCATCCCGAAGTCGCACCCCGGCATCCGCAAGCCGCAGGTGGCCGTCGCCGACTGA
- a CDS encoding biliverdin-producing heme oxygenase, whose product MTEAPELAVRLRDATWSSHQAAAGDGFLTGLLRGERSIDDYALLASQHLVVYRALETAVAASGSGLVAALHDEALERTAAIEADLDALGGIRMPTAAAVSYAAQLASLADDPVRLAAHHYTRYLGDLSGGQHIGRTLARRFGAGTTSFYRFAIDDLDAFKAQYRTTISTFGLDAEGEQALLEEAGRAYASAHALHASLATAGAEAAA is encoded by the coding sequence GTGACCGAAGCCCCCGAGCTCGCCGTGCGACTGCGTGACGCCACCTGGTCGTCGCACCAGGCCGCGGCCGGCGACGGCTTCCTCACGGGACTGCTGCGAGGCGAGCGCTCGATCGACGACTACGCGCTGCTGGCGTCGCAGCACCTGGTGGTCTATCGCGCGCTCGAGACGGCCGTCGCCGCGAGCGGCAGCGGCCTCGTCGCGGCGCTGCACGACGAGGCGCTCGAGCGCACCGCCGCCATCGAGGCCGACCTCGACGCGCTCGGCGGCATCCGCATGCCGACGGCGGCCGCGGTCAGCTACGCGGCGCAGCTCGCATCGCTCGCCGACGACCCCGTGCGCCTCGCGGCGCACCACTACACGCGCTACCTCGGAGACCTCTCGGGCGGCCAGCACATCGGTCGCACGCTCGCCCGCCGCTTCGGTGCGGGCACCACGAGCTTCTACCGCTTCGCGATCGACGACCTGGATGCGTTCAAGGCGCAGTACCGCACGACGATCTCGACCTTCGGCCTCGACGCCGAGGGTGAGCAGGCGCTGCTCGAGGAGGCCGGTCGCGCCTACGCCAGCGCGCACGCCCTGCACGCCTCGCTCGCGACCGCAGGGGCAGAGGCGGCGGCATGA
- a CDS encoding DUF2470 domain-containing protein: MAYAFTDDVIAAVVAHMNGDHVDDQLAIVRAHGRPTAASATLVTIGADGLAFDVQEAGGDRAVAERVTVPWPVPIEERADIRRAVVLLMPRPQH, encoded by the coding sequence ATGGCATACGCCTTCACCGACGACGTGATCGCGGCCGTCGTCGCCCACATGAACGGCGATCACGTCGACGACCAGCTCGCCATCGTGCGTGCGCACGGCCGACCGACCGCCGCATCCGCCACCCTCGTCACGATCGGTGCGGATGGGCTGGCGTTCGACGTGCAGGAGGCCGGCGGCGACCGCGCAGTCGCCGAGCGCGTGACCGTGCCGTGGCCTGTGCCGATCGAAGAGCGCGCCGACATCCGGCGAGCCGTCGTGCTGCTCATGCCGCGCCCGCAGCACTGA
- a CDS encoding glucose-6-phosphate dehydrogenase: MAPKPQTTLLILGASGDLTSRLLLPGIATLLRVQPSRRVEIVGADLRELSEGDWETRVRTAMQVDGTQTAASKHVLASTRYVAADATDPKALRELIDSIGCDRLVIYFALPPHVTELVCTTLEQVGVPEGTILAIEKPFGDSLEAAARLNALVTRIVPEERIFRIDHFLGLHTVLNLLGLRFANRLFEPVWDRDSIERVEILYDETVTLEGRAGYYDRNGALRDMIQSHLLQIMALIAIEPISSVSAQDLRDAVSQVLRATSVVDPVKHSRRARYTAGSIGGREVPDYVAEEGVDPKLATETLAELQVEIATARWAGVPFILRSGKSLAGIRKRAIIHWKPPAHVPTGFGGRDTPDRLIIDFKPDGFELHITTNGKGDPFTLEQTVLRGELGGGQLLPYGEVLASILDSDPRLAVRGDAAEQCWRIVEPVLKAWRRDAVPMQEYAAGSKGPRGWKTN, from the coding sequence ATGGCCCCCAAGCCCCAGACCACCCTGCTCATCCTCGGCGCATCCGGCGACCTCACCAGCCGACTGCTGCTGCCGGGCATCGCGACCCTGCTGCGGGTGCAGCCGAGCCGCCGCGTCGAGATCGTCGGCGCCGACCTGCGCGAGCTGAGCGAAGGCGACTGGGAGACCCGCGTGCGCACCGCCATGCAGGTCGACGGCACCCAGACCGCGGCTTCCAAGCACGTGCTCGCGAGCACCCGCTACGTCGCGGCCGACGCCACCGACCCGAAAGCACTGCGCGAGCTCATCGACTCGATCGGCTGCGACCGGCTCGTCATCTACTTCGCGCTGCCGCCGCACGTCACCGAGCTCGTCTGCACGACGCTCGAGCAGGTGGGCGTGCCCGAGGGCACGATCCTGGCGATCGAGAAGCCGTTCGGCGACAGCCTCGAGGCGGCGGCGCGGCTCAACGCGCTCGTCACCCGCATCGTGCCGGAGGAGCGCATCTTCCGCATCGACCACTTCCTGGGCCTCCACACCGTGCTCAACCTGCTCGGCCTGCGCTTCGCGAATCGGCTGTTCGAGCCCGTCTGGGATCGCGACAGCATCGAGCGGGTCGAGATCCTCTATGACGAGACCGTCACGCTCGAGGGTCGCGCCGGCTACTACGACCGCAACGGTGCGCTGCGCGACATGATCCAGTCGCACCTGCTGCAGATCATGGCGCTCATCGCCATCGAGCCGATCTCGAGCGTCTCGGCGCAGGATCTGCGTGACGCGGTCAGCCAGGTGCTGCGCGCCACGAGCGTCGTCGATCCCGTCAAGCACTCCCGCCGCGCTCGCTACACGGCAGGCAGCATCGGCGGTCGCGAGGTGCCCGACTACGTCGCGGAGGAGGGCGTCGATCCGAAGCTCGCCACCGAGACGCTGGCCGAGCTGCAGGTCGAGATCGCCACGGCGCGCTGGGCGGGGGTTCCCTTCATCCTGCGGTCCGGCAAGTCGCTCGCGGGCATCCGCAAGCGCGCCATCATCCACTGGAAGCCACCGGCGCACGTGCCGACGGGCTTCGGCGGCCGCGACACCCCCGACCGGCTGATCATCGACTTCAAGCCCGACGGCTTCGAGCTGCACATCACCACGAACGGCAAGGGCGACCCGTTCACGCTCGAGCAGACCGTGCTGCGCGGCGAGCTCGGTGGGGGCCAGCTGCTGCCCTACGGAGAGGTCCTCGCCTCGATCCTCGACAGCGATCCGCGGCTGGCAGTGCGGGGCGACGCCGCCGAGCAGTGCTGGCGCATCGTCGAGCCCGTGCTGAAGGCGTGGCGGCGCGACGCCGTGCCGATGCAGGAGTACGCGGCGGGCTCGAAGGGCCCGCGCGGCTGGAAGACCAACTGA
- a CDS encoding PTS transporter subunit IIC, producing MDVFESIVRLIADNLFNQVAVLIGIIAAVGLMLQRKPFDEVVAGALRATIGVVILNIGVEIFVGGLVSFQAIVSSAVGLEAPTASSTLADFNAGPGSVVPLMIAGGFVVHLALVRIFPAARYVYLTGHLMYWMSVVVAASLVEAFGAVDRWLLAGVGSILLGCYWVLQPLWTAPLMRKVMGGDEVGLAHTTSTLAIATGYGARAMRLGDPQRHDSERLQLPKALSFFKDINVSTAFIISVIMLIAIAFADAAVVEEQMAGATVLPWVWAILQALRFAAGIAILLFGVRMFLAEIVPAFRGLSERALPGTRPALDIPVTFTKAPTAVMVGFVVSTVVFLILMGVFAAAGWFVLVPPMIMLFFGGGAGGVFGNAVAGWRGAVFGGVLNGVVLAFGQWIGWGLYGSTAPELATLADPDWFAIGWIVLGVGHLLAPLGVWAMWLIALAALAITVVVLLVLGRRAKALGIDLQAQPEGRSTDAVLGAFAPAGSVEGDRETPGLDRAERPASRGAHAASGRPDRLEVLAVCGAGMGSSLILRRTVEQALERLGIDADVTHTDVGSARGSSPDVVVAQPTYLEEISAIAEVAVPVESFVDVKETERRMRAALEAHGWL from the coding sequence ATGGATGTGTTCGAGAGCATCGTCCGACTGATCGCGGACAACCTCTTCAACCAGGTCGCGGTGCTGATCGGCATCATCGCGGCCGTCGGCTTGATGCTGCAGCGCAAGCCCTTCGACGAGGTCGTCGCCGGCGCGCTGCGCGCCACGATCGGCGTGGTGATCCTCAACATCGGCGTGGAGATCTTCGTCGGGGGGCTCGTCAGCTTCCAGGCGATCGTCTCGAGCGCCGTCGGGCTCGAGGCGCCCACAGCATCCTCGACCCTCGCCGACTTCAACGCCGGCCCCGGCTCGGTCGTGCCGCTCATGATCGCGGGTGGCTTCGTGGTGCACCTCGCGCTCGTGCGCATCTTCCCGGCGGCGCGCTACGTGTATCTGACCGGACACCTCATGTACTGGATGAGCGTCGTGGTCGCCGCGAGCCTCGTGGAGGCCTTCGGCGCGGTCGATCGCTGGCTGCTCGCAGGCGTCGGCTCGATCCTGCTCGGCTGCTACTGGGTGCTGCAGCCACTGTGGACGGCCCCGCTGATGCGCAAGGTGATGGGCGGCGATGAGGTCGGCCTGGCGCACACCACGTCGACGCTTGCGATCGCCACCGGCTACGGTGCACGCGCGATGCGGCTGGGCGACCCGCAGCGGCACGACAGCGAACGGCTGCAGCTGCCGAAGGCACTGTCGTTCTTCAAGGACATCAATGTCTCGACCGCCTTCATCATCAGCGTCATCATGCTGATCGCGATCGCCTTCGCCGACGCCGCGGTGGTCGAGGAGCAGATGGCAGGGGCCACGGTGCTGCCATGGGTCTGGGCGATCCTGCAGGCGCTGCGCTTCGCCGCCGGCATCGCCATCCTGCTGTTCGGCGTGCGGATGTTCCTGGCCGAGATCGTGCCGGCGTTCCGAGGCCTGAGCGAGCGTGCGCTTCCCGGTACGCGGCCCGCGCTCGACATCCCTGTCACTTTCACCAAGGCGCCGACGGCCGTCATGGTGGGGTTCGTCGTCTCGACGGTGGTGTTCCTGATCCTCATGGGCGTGTTCGCGGCGGCCGGCTGGTTCGTGCTCGTGCCGCCGATGATCATGCTGTTCTTCGGCGGCGGGGCCGGAGGCGTGTTCGGCAATGCGGTCGCCGGCTGGCGGGGCGCGGTCTTCGGCGGCGTGCTCAACGGGGTCGTGCTGGCCTTCGGTCAGTGGATCGGCTGGGGGCTCTACGGCAGCACCGCACCCGAGCTCGCGACGCTCGCTGACCCGGACTGGTTCGCGATCGGGTGGATCGTGCTCGGCGTCGGCCACCTGCTCGCCCCGCTCGGCGTCTGGGCGATGTGGCTCATCGCGCTCGCGGCGCTCGCGATCACCGTGGTCGTGCTGCTGGTGCTCGGCCGTCGTGCGAAGGCGCTCGGCATCGACCTGCAGGCGCAGCCGGAAGGTCGCAGCACGGATGCGGTGCTCGGCGCGTTCGCGCCGGCAGGCAGTGTCGAGGGCGACCGTGAGACCCCTGGCCTCGACCGTGCCGAACGCCCCGCCTCGCGCGGCGCGCATGCCGCGAGCGGTCGGCCGGATCGGCTGGAGGTGCTGGCGGTGTGCGGCGCGGGCATGGGCTCGAGCCTCATCCTGCGGCGCACGGTCGAGCAGGCCCTGGAGCGGCTCGGCATCGACGCCGACGTCACCCACACCGACGTCGGGTCGGCGCGCGGCTCGAGCCCCGACGTGGTCGTGGCGCAGCCGACCTACCTCGAGGAGATCTCGGCGATCGCCGAGGTCGCGGTGCCGGTCGAGAGCTTCGTCGACGTCAAGGAGACCGAGCGGCGGATGCGCGCGGCGCTGGAGGCGCACGGATGGCTGTGA
- a CDS encoding sugar isomerase domain-containing protein yields MAVTGAEAIARIVADVCERNATSVRDAAERIRRTLADGGLLRPAGAGHSLATVMEVFFRAGGLAGVRPIWHPRVLPLHGASASTAAEREPGLGRGVAEEAGIEPRDTVLVVSSSGINPYPVEIAQVARERGATVIAITAASASRAASPRAGARLLELADVVLDTGAPRGDVTWPAEAPSTAAASSLAATALWMRVQQEIVDAAPDVELWRSANVEGNDSLNRAVAARWAARIPEL; encoded by the coding sequence ATGGCTGTGACGGGAGCAGAGGCGATCGCCCGCATCGTCGCCGACGTGTGCGAGCGCAACGCGACGAGCGTGCGCGACGCCGCCGAGCGCATCCGCCGCACGCTCGCCGACGGGGGGCTCCTGCGCCCTGCGGGCGCCGGCCATTCGCTCGCCACGGTCATGGAGGTGTTCTTCCGTGCCGGAGGCCTCGCGGGGGTGCGGCCGATCTGGCACCCGCGGGTGCTGCCGCTGCACGGCGCGAGTGCCTCGACCGCCGCCGAGCGGGAGCCGGGACTGGGCCGGGGCGTCGCAGAGGAAGCCGGCATCGAGCCGCGGGACACCGTGCTGGTCGTCTCGAGCTCGGGGATCAACCCCTACCCGGTCGAGATCGCCCAGGTGGCACGCGAGCGGGGTGCCACCGTGATCGCCATCACCGCGGCCAGCGCGAGCAGGGCCGCATCCCCGCGCGCGGGGGCGCGCCTGCTCGAGCTCGCCGATGTCGTGCTCGACACCGGCGCCCCGCGTGGCGACGTGACGTGGCCGGCAGAGGCGCCGTCGACCGCGGCGGCTTCGAGCCTGGCCGCGACAGCTCTGTGGATGCGCGTGCAGCAGGAGATCGTCGACGCTGCGCCCGATGTCGAGCTGTGGCGCAGCGCCAACGTCGAGGGCAACGACTCGCTCAACCGCGCGGTCGCAGCGCGCTGGGCAGCCCGGATCCCCGAGCTCTGA